The DNA sequence GGCAGGGGTTCGCCGACGCCGGGCCGGTCACCTTCGAGCAGGCGCGCGCGGTGATCGACAAGCGCTGCACGCCGTGCCACTCGCTGTCCCCCGCGATCCGCGACTTCGGCGTGCCGCCGGCCGGCGTCGCGTTCGACACCGAGGATCAGATCCGGGTGATGATGGAGCGCATCCGCGAGCGCGCGGTGGCGACCGAAACGATGCCGCCTGGAAACGCGACGCACATGAGCGCCGAGGAGAGGGACGTGCTGCGGAGGTGGGCGGAGGGCGGAGGGCCCTAGCCGCCCCGCCGCTTCAGGATCTCCACGAACGACCGCGTCGCCAGCTCTTCCTGCGTGAGGCCCGTGCGCGCCAGCGCCTCGTCTTCCGACACCGCCCCGCTGTTGACCGCGCGCAGGAAGAAGTTGAGCAGCCCCTGGCCGGTGGCGGCGTCGTCGAAGACGTTGCCCAGCAGCGTCGCCTGGGCGGCGCGCTCGAGGAAGTTGGCGAGGCGGTCGGCGGCTGCGTCCAGCGCGCCCAGGAAGAAGCCGTACACCGCGGCGTAGCGCGTGACGAGCTGCGCCGGGTGCAAGTCCCAGCCCTGGTAGAGCCCGCGCACCAATGAGTCGGTCACGTCGTCGAAGTGCATGCGCCACGCGGCGTGGACCGCGGCGCGATTCTCGGCCCGCTGCGCGGGGCCGAGCTCGGCGCCCTCTGCGGCGCGGTGCGGCGGCACCGGCAGCACCGCGGTGGAGCCGTCGGAGATCCACACCTCCGTGCCCGCGAGCGCCACCTTCATGACGTCGCGCGCGAAGTCGCACGCGGGGTGGCGCATGCGCTGCTCGGAGGCGGTGATGCCCAGCAGCGCGGTGTAGTCGTAGGTGCCGAAGTGCGCCGCCGTGACGCGGCCCGCGCCCGCCTCCACCAGAGCGGGCAGCGCGACCGAGCCGTCGGCGGCGAAGATCGACCGCGGGGTCTCCACCATCAGCTCGAAGCGGAGCGAGCCGGCGTCCAGGCCGTGCGCCTCCTCGAGCCGCCCCAGCAGCTCGGCGAAGGCGGCGGGCTGCGCCGGGTCGGTGATCTTCGGCAGCGTGAACACCCAGTTGTCCGGCAGCTCGCCGCCGCTGCGCTCGACGAGCGCGGTGACGAACAGGTCGAGCGTGCGGACGGAGCGCGCGCGCAGCTCGGGCGAGAGCGGCTTGACGCGCAGGCCCAGGAAGGGCGGCAGCGAGTCCGACGCCAGTCCCTCTGCGACCTCCGCCGCGGCCTCGACCACGTGGCCGTCCTCCTCAGCGTCGGCGCGGTGGCCGTAGCCGTCCTCGAAGTCGATGCGGAAGTCCTCGACCGGCTCGGTCTCGAGCTTCTCCCGCACGCGCGCGTGGACCGCATCGACCAGGCCCGGGGGATCATCCACCATGCCGGTCGCCTGGGCTAGTGCGGCGGGATCCGGCGCGAACTCGTCCAGCGAACGGCGGGCCAGGTCGCCCAGCCGCTCGGCGGTCGCGGCCCGGAACAGGTGGCCGCCGCCGTACACCGTGTGGACCGGCTGGCGTCGCCCGGGCTCCCCCGGGTAGCGGTCTGCGAGGCGGGCGTCGGCGGTGTCCAGGCGGGCCAGCGCGCCGGCGAGCGCGTCCGAGGACAGAGTGGGGCGCACGGCGCTCACGCGTTGTAGATCTCGCCGCCGCGCTGCACGTACGCTTCCAGCGCTGCAGCCGCGTCGATCCGGCACACGCCGCGCACGACCTCCACGCCGCGCTCCTCCAGGTAGGCGTAGGTTTCTGGAAATACCGG is a window from the Gemmatimonadota bacterium genome containing:
- a CDS encoding phosphoenolpyruvate kinase, which gives rise to MSAVRPTLSSDALAGALARLDTADARLADRYPGEPGRRQPVHTVYGGGHLFRAATAERLGDLARRSLDEFAPDPAALAQATGMVDDPPGLVDAVHARVREKLETEPVEDFRIDFEDGYGHRADAEEDGHVVEAAAEVAEGLASDSLPPFLGLRVKPLSPELRARSVRTLDLFVTALVERSGGELPDNWVFTLPKITDPAQPAAFAELLGRLEEAHGLDAGSLRFELMVETPRSIFAADGSVALPALVEAGAGRVTAAHFGTYDYTALLGITASEQRMRHPACDFARDVMKVALAGTEVWISDGSTAVLPVPPHRAAEGAELGPAQRAENRAAVHAAWRMHFDDVTDSLVRGLYQGWDLHPAQLVTRYAAVYGFFLGALDAAADRLANFLERAAQATLLGNVFDDAATGQGLLNFFLRAVNSGAVSEDEALARTGLTQEELATRSFVEILKRRGG